From a region of the Mytilus galloprovincialis chromosome 3, xbMytGall1.hap1.1, whole genome shotgun sequence genome:
- the LOC143067021 gene encoding uncharacterized protein LOC143067021, with amino-acid sequence MEFIPGLEENTNKGGELPCDIDNVTTISFTPTTSKSEIRKEDIADFGDEGFLLYDVLSREESNLIISEGEKIGFERMKGVKDEYRSAQRITLNNPDVAQILWDRIKDYLKPIEFTETKDPKSQHIHGIPFLLKGKWEPYGLNNIFRLCRYYPGGHFAPHYDGFYAKSSNERSLKTFMLYLNNEFQDGCTQFVNENQTLYKDANGKYCAEDKNILERIHPHPGMALLFNHQRLHEGQKVRDGTKYILRTDIMYQRCGDKTMDDSEEKALQLLQEAERLEGMGDCMKAAEFYRKAFKLSPALENCH; translated from the exons ATGGAATTTATACCCGGTTTGGAAGAAAACACAAATAAAGGAGGAGAATTACCTTGCGATATCGATAATGTAACGACAATTTCTTTTACACCAACTACATCAAAGTCAGAAATTCGGAAAGAAGACATCGCAGATTTCGGCGATGAGGGGTTTCTTTTATATGATGTGTTATCTCGAGAAGAAAGTAACTTGATTATCAGTGAGGGAGAAAAGATCGGTTTCGAAAGAATGAAGGGGGTAAAGGACGAATACAGAAGTGCACAACG GATAACTTTGAACAATCCAGATGTTGCACAAATTCTTTGGGATCGAATCAAAGATTATTTGAAACCAATAGAGTTTACAGAAACCAAAGACCCCAAATCTCAACATATACATGGTATACCATTTTTATTGAAAGGAAAATGGGAACCATACGGTTTAAATAAT ATTTTCAGACTATGTAGATACTACCCAGGAGGACACTTTGCGCCGCATTACGATGGATTTTATGCAAAAAGTTCTAATGAAAGGTCATTGAAGACATTTATGTTGTATCTAAATAACGAATTCCAAGATGGTTGCACGCAATTTGTAAATGAGAATCAGACTTTATATAAG GATGCAAATGGCAAATATTGTGCTGAAGACAAAAATATTCTTGAAAGAATTCATCCTCATCCTGGAATGGCGCTTTTGTTTAATCATCAAAGATTGCACGAAGGGCAGAAAGTAAG AGATGGGACTAAATATATTTTACGAACAGATATAATGTATCAGAGATGTGGTGACAAAACAATGGACGATTCAGAAGAAAAGGCTTTACAGCTACTGCAAGAGGCAGAAAGATTAGAG gGAATGGGAGATTGTATGAAAGCtgcagaattttacaggaaagcaTTTAAACTGTCTCCAGCACTAGAAAATTGTCATTGA